From Methanobacterium congolense, one genomic window encodes:
- a CDS encoding malate dehydrogenase has product MKVSVIGASGKVGKTAAFCLAEENLVDELVLIAREKSIDKVEGEALDMYDALAAKDVNVSITPSCDLKDIRDSDVVVLSAGIPRSSGMTRMDVAVPNAKIVAEYSRAVARYAPDSVLLVVTNPVDVMTYIAFKASGFDKNKVFGLGNHLDSLRLKNQIAKHFNIHVSEIHTRVVGEHGNHMVPLISSTSIGGILLKYFSKYDSFDIARTIEKVKSAGEYVISKKGATEYGPAYAVSNIVNIILNDEKKILTVSAYLEGEIEGVPDVCLGVPVKLGKDGIRRIIPIKMSEEEKVAFLEAAKFVKESTNEVLDCLDEDF; this is encoded by the coding sequence TTGAAAGTTAGTGTTATTGGTGCATCAGGAAAAGTTGGTAAAACAGCTGCATTCTGTTTGGCCGAAGAAAATCTCGTGGATGAACTTGTACTTATAGCAAGGGAAAAAAGTATTGATAAGGTGGAAGGTGAAGCCCTTGATATGTACGATGCCCTTGCTGCAAAGGATGTTAATGTTTCAATAACCCCATCATGTGATTTAAAAGATATAAGGGATTCGGATGTTGTGGTGCTCAGCGCTGGAATTCCAAGAAGTTCAGGCATGACAAGGATGGATGTTGCTGTTCCAAATGCAAAGATAGTTGCAGAGTACTCGAGAGCCGTTGCAAGATATGCTCCAGACTCCGTGCTCCTCGTTGTAACCAATCCCGTTGATGTGATGACTTATATAGCTTTTAAGGCCTCTGGTTTTGATAAAAACAAAGTTTTTGGTCTGGGTAATCATCTCGACTCCCTGAGGCTTAAGAATCAGATAGCCAAACACTTCAACATCCACGTGAGTGAAATACATACAAGAGTTGTTGGGGAACATGGAAACCACATGGTTCCACTCATAAGTTCAACATCCATTGGAGGAATACTCTTGAAGTACTTCTCCAAGTACGATTCATTTGACATTGCAAGAACCATAGAGAAGGTAAAAAGTGCAGGCGAGTACGTTATAAGTAAAAAAGGTGCGACTGAGTATGGACCCGCCTACGCTGTATCCAACATCGTTAACATCATCCTGAACGATGAAAAGAAGATACTGACAGTCAGCGCCTACCTTGAAGGTGAGATAGAGGGCGTTCCAGATGTCTGTCTGGGTGTTCCTGTTAAACTTGGAAAGGATGGCATCAGGAGAATAATACCAATAAAAATGAGTGAAGAAGAGAAGGTTGCATTCTTAGAGGCTGCAAAATTCGTTAAGGAATCAACCAACGAAGTTCTGGACTGCCTGGATGAGGATTTTTGA